The Osmerus eperlanus chromosome 15, fOsmEpe2.1, whole genome shotgun sequence genome includes a window with the following:
- the LOC134034948 gene encoding inhibin beta A chain-like, giving the protein MSALLLCGMLLLGFLQGCSTSLPASGTSSAGTFLAQTPSQLQPQGQGVEEEGALCPSCALAHLRTLQQGQGGAQQRGEEEVVEEEEGAAQPEVVEAVKRHILNMLHLQARPNITHPVPRAALLNAIRKLHVGRVGEDGSVQIEDEGHGRSDTSESAEQTEIITFAEAGESHLRVFVGVWIDICVWEVFLVDPVCVCICL; this is encoded by the coding sequence ATGTCAGCGTTGCTGCTGTGTGGGATGTTGCTGCTGGGTTTCCTCCAGGGctgctccacctccctccccgcctccgGCACCTCTTCGGCAGGCACGTTTCTGGCCCAGAccccctcccagctccagccccagggtcagggtgtggaggaagagggggcgcTCTGCCCCTCCTGTGCCCTGGCCCACCTGAGGACTctccagcagggtcagggaggagcgcagcagcggggggaggaggaggtggtggaggaggaggagggggcagcccAACCTGAGGTGGTGGAAGCGGTAAAACGCCACATCTTGAACATGCTGCACCTGCAAGCTCGACCCAACATCACGCACCCGGTGCCGCGCGCAGCCCTGCTCAACGCCATACGCAAGCTGCACGTGGGGCGCGTGGGCGAGGACGGGAGCGTGCAGATCGAGGACGAGGGACACGGACGCTCGGACACCAGCGAGTCGGCGGAACAGACGGAGATCATCACGTTCGCCGAGGCTGGTGAGTCTCacctgcgtgtgtttgtgggtgtgtggataGATATTTGTGTTTGGGAGGTATTTTTAGTTGATCCTGTGTGCGTATGTATCTGCTTGTGA